In a genomic window of Thermoanaerobaculales bacterium:
- a CDS encoding BamA/TamA family outer membrane protein, with translation MGGTGSGRKRPPDISGVAAGYTDSDTWAAGVGHSASWRQDRMRYVGAAAWADINASLYPADREVGFNLEGTFLFQDVKFRLAASDFFVGGKLFFLDTVTAFELDAPLEIPWPQGEGDSQDVGLAVQGYYDARDNTFTPNRGQLFTLDVWRFDQALGGDYSYWRGSLEAQSFHQLHPRFVLGLRLDASAVSGDPPFWGYPWITLRGVPAMRYQNELVGVVEVEGRWNILKRWALVGFYGKGAATGDTRVFDDANDVDAIGTGVRYLYLADLDLWVGADVAWGPEEEAWYIQVGHAW, from the coding sequence GTGGGTGGGACCGGCTCGGGGCGCAAGCGCCCCCCGGACATCAGCGGCGTCGCAGCCGGCTACACCGACAGCGACACCTGGGCCGCCGGCGTCGGCCACAGCGCGTCGTGGCGCCAGGACCGCATGAGGTACGTGGGCGCGGCCGCCTGGGCCGACATCAACGCCAGCCTCTACCCGGCCGACCGTGAGGTCGGCTTCAACCTCGAGGGGACCTTCCTGTTCCAGGACGTGAAGTTCCGGCTGGCGGCGAGCGACTTCTTCGTCGGCGGCAAGCTGTTCTTCCTCGACACCGTAACCGCGTTCGAGCTCGATGCTCCACTCGAGATTCCCTGGCCTCAGGGAGAGGGTGACTCCCAGGACGTGGGCCTCGCCGTGCAGGGCTACTACGACGCCCGCGACAACACCTTCACGCCGAACCGCGGCCAGCTCTTCACCCTCGACGTCTGGCGTTTCGACCAGGCGCTTGGCGGCGACTACTCGTACTGGCGGGGCAGCCTCGAGGCGCAGTCCTTCCACCAGCTGCACCCGCGCTTCGTGCTCGGGCTGCGCCTCGACGCGTCGGCGGTCAGCGGCGACCCGCCCTTCTGGGGTTACCCGTGGATCACGCTCCGGGGGGTCCCGGCCATGCGCTACCAGAACGAGCTGGTCGGCGTGGTCGAGGTTGAAGGCCGCTGGAACATCCTCAAGCGGTGGGCGCTGGTGGGCTTCTACGGCAAGGGTGCGGCCACCGGCGACACCCGGGTGTTCGACGACGCCAACGACGTCGACGCGATCGGCACGGGAGTGCGCTACCTCTACCTCGCGGACCTCGACCTGTGGGTCGGCGCCGACGTCGCCTGGGGCCCGGAGGAGGAGGCCTGGTACATCCAGGTCGGCCATGCCTGGTAG
- a CDS encoding DcaP family trimeric outer membrane transporter, which yields MRTGRHTGRLVIAGLSAALLLPLATAWAQEATEEAKPRFDLYGFVMTDAGYRTGQIHPDWFDVIRPTKMASYEDEFGADGNTYFSVRQTRFGTKAWFPTKLGEVFTVFEFELFGTGVDAGQTTFRLRHAYGELGHFGVGQYWSPFMDIDVFPNSLEYWGPSGMIFFRNIQIRWMPIKGDTRLTIALERPGASGDQGQYDDFIGLDDVATHFPLPDLSAEYRHAGEWGYVEVAGILRYMEWDDLGTDQWDLAGDATGWGVNLSSNLKLGDASTLRLQVVYGEAIENYFNDSTVDIGIEPNPGHPEAPIKGVALPALGVVAFLDHNWSDEWSTSIGYSLTDIDNASSQDPSAFSSGQYALVNLLHTPVPNVMYGAELQYGYRENFADDWTVDDFKVQFSFKYNFSYSLGGNS from the coding sequence ATGAGAACAGGACGACACACAGGGCGACTGGTCATCGCCGGCCTCTCCGCAGCGCTGCTGCTGCCGCTGGCGACGGCATGGGCCCAGGAGGCCACCGAGGAGGCCAAGCCGCGCTTCGACCTCTACGGCTTCGTGATGACCGACGCCGGCTACCGCACCGGCCAGATCCACCCCGACTGGTTCGACGTCATCCGGCCGACCAAGATGGCGTCGTACGAGGACGAGTTCGGGGCCGACGGCAACACCTACTTCAGCGTCCGCCAGACCCGGTTCGGCACCAAGGCGTGGTTCCCCACCAAGCTCGGCGAAGTGTTCACCGTCTTCGAGTTCGAGCTGTTCGGAACCGGCGTGGACGCCGGCCAGACCACCTTCCGCCTGCGCCACGCCTACGGCGAGCTCGGCCACTTCGGCGTCGGCCAGTACTGGAGCCCGTTCATGGACATCGACGTGTTCCCGAACTCGCTCGAGTACTGGGGGCCGAGCGGCATGATCTTCTTCCGCAACATCCAGATCCGCTGGATGCCGATCAAGGGCGACACCCGGCTGACGATCGCGCTCGAGCGTCCGGGCGCGAGCGGCGACCAGGGCCAATACGACGACTTCATCGGGCTCGACGACGTGGCCACTCACTTCCCGCTGCCCGACCTCTCGGCCGAGTACCGACACGCGGGCGAGTGGGGCTACGTCGAGGTCGCGGGCATCCTCCGCTACATGGAGTGGGACGACCTCGGCACCGACCAGTGGGACCTCGCTGGCGACGCCACCGGCTGGGGCGTCAACCTGAGCTCCAACCTCAAGCTCGGCGACGCGAGCACCCTCAGGCTCCAGGTCGTCTACGGCGAGGCGATCGAGAACTACTTCAACGACTCCACTGTCGACATCGGCATCGAGCCCAACCCCGGTCACCCCGAGGCGCCGATCAAGGGCGTGGCCCTGCCTGCCCTCGGCGTCGTCGCGTTCCTCGACCACAACTGGAGCGACGAGTGGAGCACCTCGATCGGCTACTCGTTGACCGACATCGACAACGCCAGCAGCCAGGACCCGAGCGCGTTCTCCTCCGGCCAGTACGCCCTGGTCAACCTGCTCCACACCCCGGTGCCGAACGTCATGTACGGCGCCGAGCTGCAGTACGGCTACCGCGAGAACTTCGCCGATGACTGGACCGTCGACGACTTCAAGGTCCAGTTCTCCTTCAAGTACAACTTCTCATACTCTCTGGGAGGCAACTCATGA
- the ppk2 gene encoding polyphosphate kinase 2, translating into MKAKEKIAKTAGGDVAEPKPKMKPKQYEKELRKLQTELCHLQEWVKEKGLRLIVVFEGRDAAGKGGTIKAITERVSPRVFRVVALPAPSDREKTQMYAQRYMRHFPAAGEVVIFDRSWYNRAGVERVMGFCTDEEYRRFLEMCPMFERQVVDNGIILIKFWLEVGEKEQARRFEARVDDPLRQWKLSPMDVESWTRWYDYSAARDAMLEATDTDFAPWYIVHSDDKKRARLNCISHLLSLIPYQKVKREKVKLPKRSNRGRYDDQATLKGRRLVPERF; encoded by the coding sequence ATGAAAGCGAAGGAGAAGATCGCGAAGACAGCTGGGGGCGACGTGGCCGAGCCAAAACCCAAGATGAAGCCGAAGCAGTACGAGAAGGAGCTGCGCAAGCTCCAGACCGAGCTCTGCCACCTCCAGGAGTGGGTGAAGGAGAAGGGTTTGCGCCTGATCGTGGTCTTCGAGGGCCGCGACGCCGCCGGCAAGGGCGGCACCATCAAGGCGATCACCGAGCGCGTCAGCCCGCGCGTCTTCCGAGTCGTTGCGCTGCCGGCCCCGTCCGACCGCGAGAAGACGCAGATGTACGCTCAGCGCTACATGCGTCACTTCCCGGCCGCCGGCGAGGTCGTGATCTTCGACCGCAGCTGGTACAACCGCGCCGGCGTCGAGCGCGTGATGGGCTTCTGCACCGACGAGGAGTACCGGCGGTTCCTCGAGATGTGCCCGATGTTCGAAAGACAGGTGGTCGACAACGGCATCATCCTCATCAAGTTCTGGCTCGAGGTGGGCGAGAAGGAGCAGGCGCGGCGCTTCGAGGCGCGCGTCGACGACCCGCTGCGGCAGTGGAAGCTCAGCCCGATGGACGTCGAGTCGTGGACCCGCTGGTACGACTACTCGGCGGCGCGGGACGCGATGCTGGAGGCCACTGACACGGACTTCGCGCCCTGGTACATCGTGCACTCGGACGACAAGAAGCGGGCGCGGCTGAACTGCATTTCGCACCTGCTGAGCCTGATCCCGTACCAAAAGGTCAAGCGGGAGAAGGTCAAGCTGCCGAAGCGGTCGAACCGGGGCCGCTACGACGACCAGGCCACGCTCAAAGGCCGAAGGCTCGTGCCCGAGAGGTTCTGA
- a CDS encoding amidohydrolase family protein: MTSMQLRHGLRSPVLLAALAALALSSGPALAQTPPTPDPYVVNDAHFHLTNYIQEGTDIRDFLAIMGDKVGRSVVFGLPLQQTWSYGNTGDFAPWYYLQTDAPLYYYSFTDAAMAMAYRSLTPEQQARLDPMIIGFNPADMYAADHIKRVLLTFPGVFSGIGEFTIHKEFVSAKIAGGPPSLTDPALDRIFDFAAEAGLVVILHNDINMPFPKPDQEPYMLAQMKELFVRHPGTTIIWAHLGVGRIVRPLEQQAAIVEHICTNPALSHVYMDISWDEVAKYITATPESLERSAAIINRYPDRFLFGTDEVAPRDQASYMKVYEMYAPLFAKLTPEASEKLRKGNYERLFDAARVRVRAWETANLKAPRVVPPWTPISGTGEEHGN; encoded by the coding sequence ATGACATCGATGCAACTCCGCCATGGGCTGCGCAGCCCCGTCCTGCTCGCGGCCTTGGCCGCTCTCGCGTTGTCGAGCGGGCCTGCACTGGCGCAGACGCCGCCAACACCGGACCCGTACGTCGTCAACGACGCCCACTTCCACCTGACCAACTACATCCAGGAAGGCACCGACATCCGCGACTTCCTGGCGATCATGGGCGACAAGGTCGGGCGTTCGGTGGTGTTCGGCCTGCCGCTGCAGCAGACCTGGTCGTACGGCAACACCGGGGACTTCGCGCCCTGGTACTACCTGCAGACCGACGCGCCGCTCTACTACTACTCGTTCACCGACGCCGCGATGGCGATGGCCTATAGGTCCCTGACGCCGGAGCAGCAGGCGCGCCTCGACCCGATGATCATCGGCTTCAACCCGGCCGACATGTACGCCGCCGACCACATCAAGCGGGTGCTGCTGACCTTCCCGGGCGTGTTCTCGGGCATCGGCGAGTTCACGATCCACAAGGAGTTCGTGTCGGCGAAGATCGCCGGCGGCCCGCCCAGCCTGACCGACCCGGCGCTCGACCGGATCTTCGACTTCGCGGCCGAGGCCGGGCTGGTCGTGATCCTGCACAACGACATCAACATGCCCTTTCCGAAGCCGGACCAGGAGCCGTACATGCTCGCCCAGATGAAGGAGCTGTTCGTGCGCCACCCGGGCACCACAATCATCTGGGCGCACCTCGGCGTCGGCCGGATCGTCCGGCCCCTCGAGCAGCAGGCCGCGATTGTCGAGCACATCTGCACCAATCCCGCCCTCAGCCACGTCTACATGGACATCTCGTGGGACGAGGTCGCGAAGTACATCACCGCGACCCCGGAGTCCCTCGAGCGGTCGGCGGCGATCATCAACCGCTACCCGGACCGCTTCCTGTTCGGGACCGACGAGGTGGCGCCGCGCGACCAGGCGAGCTACATGAAGGTCTACGAGATGTACGCGCCGCTGTTCGCGAAGCTCACCCCCGAGGCGAGCGAGAAGCTCCGCAAGGGCAACTACGAGCGGCTGTTCGACGCGGCCCGCGTGAGGGTCCGCGCGTGGGAGACGGCGAACCTGAAGGCGCCCCGCGTCGTGCCGCCGTGGACGCCGATCTCCGGCACGGGAGAGGAGCACGGAAATTGA
- a CDS encoding response regulator has product MATDHSDCCVVLGVRHPRLAEGLRDLLASVFDPVVVAPDEETLFEATRTLRPQLAVVSLSLDAGDIVGLLKRLRSTAPEMKVIVLSMEEAPAVERAVVAAGADRLITMSDAAFELLPAAEALIAAPHNPAPEEI; this is encoded by the coding sequence ATGGCCACCGACCACTCTGACTGCTGCGTCGTGCTGGGCGTCCGGCACCCGCGCCTCGCCGAGGGGCTGCGCGACCTCCTGGCGTCCGTCTTCGACCCGGTCGTCGTGGCCCCCGACGAGGAGACGCTGTTTGAGGCCACGCGGACGTTGAGGCCGCAGCTCGCCGTCGTCAGCCTGTCGCTCGACGCCGGCGACATCGTCGGGCTTTTAAAGCGGCTGCGGAGCACCGCCCCGGAGATGAAAGTGATCGTACTCAGCATGGAGGAGGCGCCGGCGGTCGAGCGGGCGGTGGTCGCGGCCGGTGCGGACCGCCTGATCACCATGAGCGACGCCGCGTTCGAGCTGCTGCCGGCGGCCGAGGCCCTCATCGCCGCGCCGCACAACCCAGCACCAGAGGAGATCTGA
- a CDS encoding response regulator transcription factor produces MSRTRVLLADDHRMVAEGIRNLLEDRFEVVDVVEDGRALLEAARKLVPDVVVADIGMPVVNGIEATIRLKQEQPGIKVVILTMHREEAYARRALEVGASAFVLKAAAPSELVEAIEAALAGKTFVTPELEGGLAQALRRGAGKPHDEALPITRRQREILQLLAAGKTAKEIGAVLGISARTVESHKYELMQALGVERSAELVRYAVKRGLGEG; encoded by the coding sequence ATGAGTCGGACACGCGTCCTTCTTGCCGACGATCACCGCATGGTCGCGGAGGGGATTCGCAACCTGCTTGAGGACCGTTTTGAAGTCGTCGACGTTGTCGAGGACGGGAGGGCCCTGCTCGAGGCCGCCCGCAAGCTGGTGCCGGACGTGGTCGTGGCCGACATTGGCATGCCGGTCGTCAACGGCATCGAGGCGACCATCCGCCTCAAGCAGGAGCAGCCCGGTATCAAGGTCGTGATCCTCACCATGCACCGCGAGGAGGCCTACGCGCGGCGCGCGCTCGAGGTGGGGGCGTCGGCCTTCGTGCTGAAGGCCGCGGCACCCTCCGAGCTCGTCGAGGCCATCGAAGCGGCGCTGGCCGGCAAGACCTTCGTCACCCCGGAGCTGGAGGGCGGGCTCGCCCAGGCGCTGCGCCGTGGCGCCGGCAAGCCGCACGACGAGGCCCTCCCCATCACCCGCCGCCAGCGGGAGATCCTGCAGCTCCTGGCGGCGGGCAAGACGGCAAAGGAGATCGGGGCCGTGCTCGGCATCTCGGCCCGCACCGTGGAGAGCCACAAGTACGAGCTGATGCAGGCGCTTGGCGTCGAGCGCTCGGCCGAGCTCGTACGGTACGCGGTGAAGCGCGGCCTGGGCGAGGGCTGA
- the glsA gene encoding glutaminase A, which produces MSALNRVRDGRAALIGLALIGLMLLPAMAPAQSAAQPTAQDFQRLVDEAYHRFKDVKEGANANYIPILDTVPSELFGVAIATRDGKVYSAGEQAYRFSIQSVSKPFTAALVMSQQGPEALREKIGVEPTGMPFNSKMALEVYKDRSVNPLVNAGAIAAVSLVQASSEEERWKLVHENLEGFAGGTLPVLEEVYTSEYETCWGNRGIANLLYNYGRLYCDPEEALRVYTRQCSVGINTHDLAVMGATLANGGVNPLSGRRMMAAEDVPELLAIMATAGFYDESGEWMYSAGLPSKTGVGGGIVSVVPGKFAIAAFSPRLNEAGNSVRAMRAISYIASELGVGVFGPNKGE; this is translated from the coding sequence ATGAGCGCATTGAATCGTGTTCGTGACGGGCGGGCGGCGCTGATCGGGCTCGCCCTCATCGGGCTCATGCTGCTGCCGGCGATGGCGCCGGCGCAGTCTGCGGCGCAGCCCACGGCGCAGGACTTCCAGCGCCTCGTCGACGAGGCGTACCACCGCTTCAAGGACGTCAAGGAAGGCGCCAACGCCAACTACATCCCGATCCTGGACACGGTGCCCAGCGAGCTGTTCGGTGTCGCCATCGCCACCCGAGACGGCAAGGTCTACTCGGCCGGCGAGCAGGCGTACCGCTTCTCGATCCAGTCCGTGTCCAAGCCCTTCACCGCGGCACTGGTCATGAGCCAGCAGGGGCCCGAGGCGCTGCGCGAGAAGATCGGCGTCGAGCCCACCGGGATGCCGTTCAACTCGAAGATGGCGTTGGAGGTCTACAAGGACCGTTCCGTGAATCCGCTGGTCAACGCCGGCGCCATTGCGGCCGTCAGCCTGGTCCAGGCAAGCTCCGAGGAGGAGCGCTGGAAGCTGGTGCACGAGAACCTGGAGGGGTTTGCGGGCGGCACCCTGCCGGTCCTCGAGGAGGTATACACGTCCGAGTACGAGACCTGCTGGGGCAACCGCGGCATCGCCAACCTGCTCTACAACTACGGGCGGCTCTACTGCGACCCCGAGGAAGCCCTGAGGGTGTACACGCGCCAGTGCTCCGTCGGCATCAACACGCACGACCTCGCCGTGATGGGCGCGACGCTCGCCAACGGCGGCGTCAACCCGCTGTCCGGCCGCCGGATGATGGCGGCAGAGGACGTCCCCGAGCTGCTGGCCATCATGGCCACCGCGGGCTTCTACGACGAGTCCGGCGAGTGGATGTACAGCGCCGGCCTGCCGTCGAAGACCGGCGTCGGCGGCGGCATCGTCTCGGTGGTGCCGGGCAAGTTCGCGATCGCGGCCTTCTCGCCGCGCCTGAATGAGGCCGGCAACAGCGTCCGCGCCATGCGCGCCATCAGCTACATCGCGAGCGAGCTCGGTGTCGGCGTGTTCGGGCCCAACAAGGGCGAGTGA
- a CDS encoding sensor histidine kinase, whose protein sequence is MGFLCSLQAGSPRRDGRRPRWLVLSACAAMMVLVSAGPAIAAPADTYGEVKRVLILQSFGSDFAPYNALSSSFRTELTRTLGEPLAFLEVSVQGASSTGSAIDDALTTYLIALNAESRPDLVVVIGGVAARWMQSHRDPVFSDTPVLFAGVDQRLIPTAELRPHDATVPAANDVPAVVDTILRVLPQTENVAVLIGHSPLERYWRAEFDRELEPYQGRVRLLWWDDLPAPEILAHAAELPPRSAILYVLFLVDAANVPQGGRSVLTDLHEVASAPIFGLFDTQLGDGVVGGPMMPVETLSRLSVTAAANVLRGGPPAERRFQPVQQGPPVFDWRELRRWRIPESSLPAGSIVRYRPQSPWVQYRWPILGGLLTIAVLAGLVAALLLQRAHRRVAQREVRALSRRLLTASEDERRWLARELHDDLAQRLARLAIDAARLERGDAMTVAGVDLAAMRSEIVSMSSEVHALSHRLHPSLLDNLGLEAALRAEAERFADSETIDVGVRIDELRAKPSPDAALCLYRIAQEALRNVARHARAERVEISLQMTNGGCQREVRDDGVGFDPARLRPGASLGHASMRERVRLVGGRLTIRNVPHRGTAVVAWVPLQGGGA, encoded by the coding sequence ATGGGTTTCCTTTGCTCCCTCCAGGCCGGCTCCCCTCGCCGCGACGGGCGGCGGCCGAGGTGGCTGGTCCTGTCCGCCTGCGCGGCGATGATGGTGCTCGTATCGGCAGGGCCGGCGATCGCGGCCCCTGCCGACACTTACGGCGAAGTGAAACGGGTGCTCATCCTGCAGTCGTTCGGCAGCGACTTCGCACCGTACAACGCCCTCTCGTCGTCCTTCAGGACCGAGCTAACCCGGACCTTGGGCGAGCCGTTGGCTTTCCTTGAGGTTTCGGTTCAAGGCGCGAGCTCGACCGGCTCGGCGATCGATGACGCGCTGACCACCTACCTGATCGCACTCAACGCCGAGAGCCGGCCCGACCTCGTCGTCGTCATCGGCGGCGTCGCCGCCCGCTGGATGCAGTCGCACCGCGACCCCGTGTTCTCGGACACTCCGGTCCTGTTCGCCGGCGTCGACCAGCGGCTGATTCCCACCGCCGAGCTCAGGCCCCACGACGCGACAGTGCCGGCGGCGAACGACGTGCCCGCGGTCGTCGACACCATCCTCCGGGTACTGCCCCAGACCGAGAACGTCGCCGTCCTTATCGGCCACTCCCCCCTCGAGCGCTACTGGCGGGCCGAGTTCGACCGCGAGCTTGAGCCGTACCAGGGCCGGGTCCGGCTGCTCTGGTGGGACGACCTTCCGGCACCCGAGATCCTCGCGCATGCCGCTGAGCTCCCGCCGCGATCAGCGATCCTCTACGTTCTGTTCCTGGTCGATGCGGCCAACGTTCCGCAAGGCGGCCGTTCGGTGCTCACCGACCTGCACGAGGTGGCAAGCGCCCCGATCTTCGGGCTCTTCGACACCCAGCTCGGCGACGGCGTCGTCGGCGGCCCCATGATGCCCGTCGAAACGCTGAGCCGCCTCTCGGTGACGGCCGCCGCAAACGTCCTCAGGGGCGGTCCGCCGGCCGAACGCCGATTCCAGCCGGTGCAGCAAGGCCCTCCTGTCTTTGACTGGCGCGAGCTCAGGCGCTGGAGGATCCCGGAATCCAGCCTGCCGGCCGGCAGCATCGTCCGTTACCGCCCACAGTCGCCCTGGGTCCAGTACCGCTGGCCGATCCTCGGCGGACTGCTGACTATCGCCGTGCTGGCCGGGCTCGTCGCCGCCCTCCTCCTGCAGCGGGCGCACCGCCGCGTGGCTCAGCGCGAGGTGCGGGCGCTGAGCCGGCGGCTGCTGACCGCCTCCGAGGACGAGCGACGCTGGCTGGCGCGGGAGCTGCACGACGACCTCGCCCAGCGGCTCGCCCGGCTCGCGATCGATGCCGCCCGGCTCGAGCGCGGCGATGCAATGACGGTCGCCGGCGTCGATCTCGCGGCGATGCGCAGCGAGATCGTCAGCATGAGCAGCGAAGTGCACGCGTTGTCGCACCGCCTGCACCCGTCCCTCCTCGACAACCTCGGCCTGGAGGCGGCGCTGCGCGCCGAAGCCGAGCGCTTCGCAGACTCGGAGACGATTGACGTCGGAGTTCGAATTGACGAGCTCCGCGCAAAGCCCTCACCGGATGCGGCGCTCTGCCTGTACCGCATCGCGCAGGAGGCGCTGCGCAATGTCGCCCGCCACGCGCGCGCCGAGCGCGTCGAGATCTCGCTGCAGATGACGAATGGCGGCTGTCAGCGCGAGGTCCGCGACGACGGCGTCGGCTTCGACCCGGCGAGGCTGCGGCCCGGCGCGAGCCTCGGCCACGCCAGCATGCGCGAGCGCGTTCGCCTGGTCGGCGGGCGGCTCACCATTCGCAACGTCCCTCACCGCGGGACGGCAGTGGTGGCGTGGGTGCCGCTTCAGGGGGGTGGAGCATGA
- a CDS encoding DUF3011 domain-containing protein, translating into MGVLFRSLNRPVRAAVIATMTAALAAAAAAVAQDQSPAGSVTTAAGAPIPTVTCSSQPGERRHCPADTSAGVLLARTTGTAACLLGKSWGYDDAGIWVMDGCGGEFVVSQAAPQVVPAPAAVPAAAPPEAEPAATPVPPAPAAAAPVKTQPARRIETWGEFDPGDGFLVGRSDAGELSISAYALLRYMNQLPEGETFTDHLGNEHPVDTRQDFFPHRVMIFFKGWVGNPKLIYNLFVWTVNATDQDALFASMGYQFSRKFSLYGGINGLPGTRSLQGSHPYWLGHDRVMADEFFRPYFGYGIWAQGESSRGLWYNVQVGNNSSSLGIKAVQLDRDLSYGGSVWWMPTTHEFGPRGAYGDWEWHEEVATRFGVSASYSPEERFTDANTGASGNTTIRLADSLNVFDTGALAPGVTVQNVDYQLLSVDAGLKYRGIFLQTELYSRRLDNFVADGALPVGAIEDQGFYVQAAFYPWREKLELYAATSQIFGDSDAGFDDSSEYLVGANFYPLDTRNHRLNLQVMDVNHSPVSSTFGYYVGGQDGTTVSAAFSVFF; encoded by the coding sequence ATGGGAGTCTTGTTCCGCTCGCTGAATCGTCCCGTAAGAGCCGCAGTCATCGCGACCATGACCGCGGCGCTTGCCGCCGCCGCTGCCGCCGTCGCGCAGGACCAATCACCTGCCGGCAGCGTCACGACCGCGGCCGGCGCCCCGATACCAACCGTGACCTGCAGCTCGCAGCCCGGCGAGCGCCGGCACTGCCCGGCCGACACCTCGGCCGGCGTGCTGCTGGCGCGGACGACCGGGACGGCCGCCTGCCTGCTCGGAAAGAGCTGGGGCTACGACGACGCCGGCATCTGGGTGATGGACGGCTGCGGCGGCGAGTTCGTCGTGAGCCAGGCTGCGCCGCAGGTCGTTCCGGCGCCAGCGGCGGTGCCGGCCGCGGCACCGCCCGAGGCCGAGCCGGCGGCGACACCGGTCCCACCGGCCCCGGCCGCGGCGGCACCGGTCAAGACGCAGCCGGCCCGGCGCATCGAGACCTGGGGGGAGTTCGATCCTGGCGACGGCTTCCTGGTCGGCAGGTCCGATGCCGGCGAGCTTTCGATCAGCGCCTACGCGCTGCTGCGGTACATGAACCAGCTCCCCGAGGGTGAGACGTTCACCGACCACCTCGGCAACGAGCACCCCGTCGACACCCGCCAGGACTTCTTCCCGCACCGGGTGATGATCTTCTTCAAGGGGTGGGTCGGGAACCCGAAGCTGATCTACAACCTCTTCGTCTGGACCGTGAACGCGACCGACCAGGACGCGCTGTTCGCCTCCATGGGCTATCAGTTCAGCCGGAAGTTCAGCCTCTACGGCGGCATCAACGGCCTGCCGGGGACTCGCTCGCTGCAGGGCTCCCATCCCTACTGGCTCGGCCACGACCGGGTGATGGCCGACGAGTTCTTCCGGCCGTACTTCGGGTACGGCATCTGGGCGCAGGGCGAGAGCTCGCGCGGCCTCTGGTACAACGTGCAGGTCGGCAACAACTCGAGCTCGCTGGGCATCAAGGCCGTCCAGCTCGACCGCGACCTGTCGTACGGCGGCTCCGTGTGGTGGATGCCGACGACCCACGAGTTCGGACCGCGGGGCGCGTACGGCGACTGGGAGTGGCACGAGGAGGTCGCGACCCGGTTCGGCGTCTCGGCCTCCTACAGCCCGGAGGAGCGCTTCACCGACGCCAACACCGGGGCGTCCGGCAACACCACGATCCGGCTCGCCGACAGCCTCAACGTCTTCGACACCGGGGCGCTGGCGCCGGGCGTGACGGTCCAGAACGTCGACTACCAGCTGCTCTCAGTCGACGCCGGGTTGAAGTACAGGGGCATCTTCCTCCAGACCGAGCTCTACTCCCGGCGGCTCGACAACTTCGTCGCCGACGGGGCGCTGCCGGTCGGCGCGATCGAGGACCAGGGCTTCTACGTGCAAGCGGCATTCTACCCGTGGCGCGAGAAGCTCGAGCTCTACGCCGCCACCTCGCAGATCTTCGGCGACTCCGATGCCGGCTTCGACGACAGCTCCGAGTACCTGGTCGGCGCCAACTTCTATCCCCTCGACACGCGCAACCACCGGCTCAACCTGCAGGTCATGGACGTCAACCACTCGCCGGTGTCGAGCACCTTCGGCTACTACGTGGGCGGCCAGGACGGCACGACCGTTTCGGCGGCGTTCTCGGTGTTCTTCTGA